GGTCGTAGTCGCGCCCCAGGCTGGTGGAGGTGCCCAGCCAGGGAGCGTTGATGTGCAGCAGCTGCAGCTCGGTGTTCTCGACCTCGAAGCCGCTTTTCAGCTCGTGTTCATCGTTGAGCTTGCTGGTCAGCGAGCCCTTGAGCGACCAGGTATCACCGAAGTGATCGTGCCAGTAGTCGGTGTCACCGTAGTCCCAGAACCCGTCGCCCTGAAGAATGGTCACGGTGCCGTCGCGGTTCAGCAGGTACCAGGTGGGGTCGATGTCCAGCGGTCGGCTGTACTCGGTCCAGTGCTTGCCGTTGACGTCGGCGTGCTGGTTCACGAAGAAGTCGCCAAGCACCAGTTCGAAGAAGGAATTCCGGTTGAGGGTTTCCTTCCAGGTCAGGCTGAACTGGCTGCTCTGCTGGGTGAAGGTGTTGTAGTTGTCCAGGTTCTGCTGGTAGGCGTAGGGATAGAAGCGCCGGTCTTCCACCAGCGAATCGAAGTAGCCCTGGTTCACCTTCAGGCTGCGGCCCAGACTGAGCACGAACTTGCGGGTCAGCTTGGGGCGATAGCTGATCTTCAGCAGGGCCGAGGCGTCGTTCTCCTCGCGCAGGGCCAGCGACTCCATCCAGCTGCGCCATGGCTGCAGCTTGGTGGCGTGTGGCAGATGGGAATCCCCGAAACTGCCGTAGCCATTCACGAAGAAACTGAGGTCGCCGGGCAGGCCGAAGGTGGGCAGCGGGCCGCCCAGGCTCAGCTCGAAGACATCCTGATTCTGGTTGTGCGCCGGAAAGTCCTGCCAGAGGTTGTCGCGCTTCCAGCTGGTGTTCACGAAGAAGTCCCGCGTGCCTTCGCGGGTCTCCACGTTGATCACGCCGGACATCGCCTCGCCGTATTCGGCGTTGAAGCCACCCGTGATGATCTCGATTTCCTGCACCGCATCGGCGGAGAGGTACACGCCATACCCCTGGCCCGAGATCGGATCCTTCACCGACAGGCCGTCAATGATGTAGAGGTTCTCCTCCACACGACCACCACGGATGTGAATCTCATTGTCGTCCTTGACCACGCCCACCTGCTGGGCCACCACGTCGGACACATCCTCGACCACCTTGGTGCTGATCTCGTCGGCCTTGAGACGTGTGCTCGAACTGGTGTTGTCCACTTCCAGCAGGGGCCGCTCACCAATGATCACCACGTCTTCGCCGGCCAGATAGGCCCGCTCGAGGGCGAAGTCGCGCGTGGTGGTCTGGCCATCCAGCACGGGCAGCGCCGTGGCCAGCACGGTCTTGAAACCCAGATAGCTGATTTCCAGATCCAGGGTGCCGCTGGGCAGACCGGTGATCAGGTAGCGCCCGTCGATGTCCGTGGCAGCGCCCTTGTAGCTGCCCTTGACCACCAGGTTCACGCCGGTCAGCGGTTCCTTGTTCTCCGCATCGGTGATCACACCCGTCAGCCGGGCGTTCTGCCCATGGGCCGTCAGGGCGCAGAGGCCGAGCAGGAGGGCGAGAAGTTTGATATGTCTCACCAGTTGAACTCCTCC
This window of the Candidatus Delongbacteria bacterium genome carries:
- a CDS encoding TonB-dependent receptor, translating into MRHIKLLALLLGLCALTAHGQNARLTGVITDAENKEPLTGVNLVVKGSYKGAATDIDGRYLITGLPSGTLDLEISYLGFKTVLATALPVLDGQTTTRDFALERAYLAGEDVVIIGERPLLEVDNTSSSTRLKADEISTKVVEDVSDVVAQQVGVVKDDNEIHIRGGRVEENLYIIDGLSVKDPISGQGYGVYLSADAVQEIEIITGGFNAEYGEAMSGVINVETREGTRDFFVNTSWKRDNLWQDFPAHNQNQDVFELSLGGPLPTFGLPGDLSFFVNGYGSFGDSHLPHATKLQPWRSWMESLALREENDASALLKISYRPKLTRKFVLSLGRSLKVNQGYFDSLVEDRRFYPYAYQQNLDNYNTFTQQSSQFSLTWKETLNRNSFFELVLGDFFVNQHADVNGKHWTEYSRPLDIDPTWYLLNRDGTVTILQGDGFWDYGDTDYWHDHFGDTWSLKGSLTSKLNDEHELKSGFEVENTELQLLHINAPWLGTSTSLGRDYDQYHVWTTAGAVYLQDKISFKGMNANIGMRMDVWRPGGYIEDVVNDPSVVVVTEAGRRLFEEETFGAFGGRWKAQLSPRLGISHPVTDNDVLFFSYGHFSQRPRYAYVYANLRSNSANTYQLIGNPNLNPTTTVAYELGLKHRFNEFSALELTAFYKDMFNYVTAFSVNSLHPRYGNINYTQYYNIDYARSRGLEMSWRQRFQRYWSFNWNFSYSILTGKSSSPAEDLLNQARISNADTDLGENFLRWDKPITTSANINFYLPSSQPLAIGGFRLPVEWGANLHLEYDSGNRYSPEYIDIGDPDNPLDDEPKRVDTDPYTELAQAPFLADLNLYKNFQIKEGGMRTIRIKCFCEIRNLFNNKQPASSGWINPLTGKVWEDGDPFVASNRVYYEWDPDLSLDGVRPPGTPARFKAPRQVMFGLSIGL